One genomic region from Streptomyces sp. NBC_01304 encodes:
- the eno gene encoding phosphopyruvate hydratase produces MLVPSIDVVVAREILDSRGNPTVEVEVGLDDGSTGRAAVPSGASTGAFEAIELRDGDPNRYQGKGVEKAVLAVIEQIGPELVGYDATEQRLIDQAMFDLDATDNKGSLGANAILGVSLAVAHAASEASDLPLFRYLGGPNAHLLPVPMMNILNGGSHADSNVDIQEFMIAPIGAESFSEALRWGTEVYHTLKSVLKAKGLSTGLGDEGGFAPNLDSNRAALDLILEAIKQAGYVPGEQIGLALDVAASEFYKDGKYEFEGKSLSAAEMTEYYEQLVADYPMVSIEDPLFEDDWAGWKVLTDKLGDKVQIVGDDFFVTNPERLARGIEEGSANALLVKVNQIGSLTETLDAVSMAQNAGYKCMMSHRSGETEDVTIADLAVATNCGQIKTGAPARSERVAKYNQLLRIEEILDDAAVYAGRSAFPRFKG; encoded by the coding sequence ATGCTCGTGCCGTCCATCGACGTCGTCGTAGCCCGGGAAATCCTGGACTCCCGAGGCAACCCCACGGTCGAGGTCGAGGTCGGCCTCGACGACGGCAGCACCGGCCGTGCTGCAGTTCCGTCCGGCGCCTCCACCGGTGCCTTCGAGGCCATCGAACTCCGTGACGGTGACCCCAACCGTTACCAGGGCAAGGGCGTCGAGAAGGCTGTCCTCGCCGTCATCGAGCAGATCGGCCCGGAGCTCGTCGGGTACGACGCCACCGAGCAGCGCCTCATCGACCAGGCCATGTTCGACCTGGACGCCACCGACAACAAGGGCTCGCTCGGCGCCAACGCCATCCTCGGCGTCTCGCTCGCCGTCGCGCACGCCGCCTCCGAGGCGTCCGACCTGCCGCTGTTCCGCTACCTCGGTGGCCCGAACGCGCACCTGCTGCCCGTCCCGATGATGAACATCCTGAACGGTGGGTCGCACGCCGACTCCAACGTCGACATCCAGGAGTTCATGATCGCCCCGATCGGCGCGGAGTCCTTCTCCGAGGCGCTGCGCTGGGGCACCGAGGTCTACCACACCCTCAAGTCCGTCCTGAAGGCCAAGGGCCTCTCCACCGGCCTGGGCGACGAGGGCGGCTTCGCGCCGAACCTGGACTCCAACCGCGCCGCGCTCGACCTCATCCTCGAGGCCATCAAGCAGGCCGGTTACGTCCCCGGCGAGCAGATCGGCCTGGCGCTCGACGTCGCCGCGTCCGAGTTCTACAAGGACGGCAAGTACGAGTTCGAGGGCAAGTCCCTCTCGGCCGCCGAGATGACCGAGTACTACGAGCAGCTCGTCGCCGACTACCCGATGGTCTCCATCGAGGACCCGCTGTTCGAGGACGACTGGGCGGGCTGGAAGGTCCTCACCGACAAGCTGGGCGACAAGGTCCAGATCGTCGGCGACGACTTCTTCGTCACCAACCCGGAGCGCCTGGCCCGCGGCATCGAGGAGGGCTCCGCCAACGCCCTCCTGGTCAAGGTCAACCAGATCGGTTCGCTGACCGAGACCCTGGACGCCGTCTCCATGGCGCAGAACGCCGGCTACAAGTGCATGATGTCCCACCGCTCCGGCGAGACCGAGGACGTCACCATCGCCGACCTCGCCGTCGCCACCAACTGCGGCCAGATCAAGACCGGCGCCCCGGCCCGCTCCGAGCGCGTCGCCAAGTACAACCAGCTCCTTCGCATCGAGGAGATCCTCGACGACGCCGCGGTGTACGCGGGCCGCAGCGCCTTCCCGCGCTTCAAGGGCTGA
- a CDS encoding DUF501 domain-containing protein produces METPPPSTPRTEPTDADVEAFKQQLGRPPRGLRAIAHRCPCGQPDVVETAPRLPDGTPFPTTYYLTCPKAASAIGTLEANGVMKEMTERLATDPELAAAYRAAHEDYIRRRDEIEVLAGFPSAGGMPDRVKCLHVLVGHSLAAGPGVNPLGDEALAMLPEWWRKGACVTLPAADEN; encoded by the coding sequence ATGGAAACGCCCCCGCCGTCCACGCCGCGCACCGAGCCCACCGACGCCGATGTCGAGGCCTTCAAGCAGCAGCTGGGCCGTCCGCCGCGCGGCCTGCGGGCCATCGCCCACCGGTGCCCCTGCGGGCAGCCGGACGTGGTCGAGACGGCGCCGCGGCTGCCGGACGGTACGCCCTTCCCGACGACGTACTACCTGACGTGCCCCAAGGCCGCCTCGGCGATCGGCACGCTCGAGGCCAACGGCGTGATGAAGGAGATGACAGAGCGCCTCGCCACCGACCCCGAGCTGGCCGCCGCCTATCGGGCGGCCCACGAGGACTACATCCGTCGCCGCGACGAGATCGAGGTCCTGGCCGGGTTCCCCTCGGCGGGGGGCATGCCGGACCGCGTGAAGTGCCTCCACGTCCTCGTCGGCCACTCCCTGGCCGCGGGCCCCGGGGTCAATCCCCTCGGGGACGAGGCTCTGGCGATGCTGCCGGAGTGGTGGCGCAAGGGCGCTTGCGTGACGCTGCCGGCGGCGGACGAGAACTGA
- a CDS encoding cytochrome P450 family protein, which yields MTTPQAAQGPQPELFSWEFATDPYPAYAWLREHAPVHRTQLPSGVEAWLVTRYADARQALADQRLSKNPAHHDEPAHAKGKTGIPGERKAELMTHLLNIDPPDHTRLRRLVSKAFTPRRVAEFAPRVQELTDQLIDGFAEKGEADLIHEFAFPLPIYAICDLLGVPREDQDDFRDWAGMMIRHGGGPRGGVARSVKKMRGYLAELIHRKREDPGEDLISGLIRASDHGEHLTENEAAAMAFILLFAGFETTVNLIGNGTYQLLRHPEQRARLQQSLAAGETSLLETGIEELLRYDGPVELATWRFATEELDIGGQRIGAGDPVLVVLAAADRDPARFDGPDTLDLARRDNQHLGYGHGIHYCLGAPLARLEGQAAISTLLRRLPDLQLAGDPGDLRWRGGLIMRGLRTLPVEFTPELRQSDG from the coding sequence GTGACCACCCCGCAGGCAGCGCAGGGGCCCCAACCGGAGCTCTTCTCCTGGGAGTTCGCCACCGACCCCTACCCCGCCTACGCCTGGCTGCGCGAGCACGCCCCCGTGCACCGCACCCAGCTGCCCAGCGGCGTCGAGGCCTGGCTCGTCACCCGGTACGCGGACGCCCGCCAGGCCCTCGCCGACCAGCGGCTCTCGAAGAACCCCGCCCATCACGACGAGCCCGCCCACGCCAAGGGCAAGACCGGAATTCCGGGCGAGCGCAAGGCCGAGCTGATGACGCATCTGCTCAATATCGATCCGCCGGACCACACAAGGCTGCGCAGGCTCGTGTCGAAGGCGTTCACCCCGCGCCGGGTTGCCGAATTTGCGCCGCGCGTACAGGAACTCACCGATCAACTCATCGATGGATTCGCGGAGAAGGGGGAAGCGGATCTCATCCATGAATTCGCCTTCCCTCTCCCCATTTACGCGATCTGCGATCTGCTCGGCGTTCCGCGCGAGGACCAGGACGACTTCCGGGACTGGGCGGGAATGATGATCCGCCACGGGGGCGGGCCGCGGGGCGGCGTCGCGCGCTCTGTGAAGAAGATGCGCGGATATCTCGCCGAGCTCATTCACCGGAAAAGGGAGGATCCCGGCGAGGATCTGATTTCCGGCCTCATCCGGGCAAGCGACCACGGCGAGCACCTGACGGAGAACGAGGCCGCCGCGATGGCCTTCATCCTGCTGTTCGCGGGTTTCGAGACCACCGTCAACCTGATCGGCAACGGTACGTATCAGCTGCTGCGGCACCCGGAGCAGCGGGCCCGGCTGCAGCAGTCCCTGGCGGCCGGGGAGACCTCTCTCCTGGAGACCGGGATCGAGGAACTCCTGCGCTACGACGGGCCCGTCGAGCTCGCCACCTGGCGCTTCGCCACCGAGGAGCTGGACATCGGCGGACAGCGGATCGGGGCCGGCGACCCGGTGCTCGTGGTGCTCGCCGCCGCCGACCGGGACCCCGCGCGGTTCGACGGACCCGACACCCTGGACCTGGCCCGCCGGGACAACCAGCACCTGGGCTACGGGCACGGCATCCACTACTGCCTGGGCGCCCCGCTTGCCCGACTTGAGGGGCAAGCGGCGATTTCCACGCTGCTGCGCCGACTGCCGGATCTGCAACTTGCGGGAGATCCAGGCGATTTGAGGTGGCGGGGCGGGCTCATTATGCGCGGACTTCGCACGCTTCCGGTCGAGTTCACCCCGGAGCTGCGGCAGTCGGACGGCTGA
- a CDS encoding Ppx/GppA phosphatase family protein — protein MTRVAAIDCGTNSIRLLIADADPTTGELVDLDRRMTIVRLGQGVDETGRLAPDALERTFAACREYAAAIKEHGAEKVRFVATSASRDAENRDEFVQGVLDILGVEPEVITGDQEAAFSFTGATKELTGHPDLTGPYLVIDIGGGSTEFVVGEDSVRAARSIDVGCVRMTERHLVHDGQVSDPPTAAEIEAIREDIATGLDLVTQTMPIGKDLTLVGLAGSVTTVAGIALGLEEYDSAAIHHSRIPFSEVKAITERLLSSTHAERAAISVMHPGRVDVIASGALVLMLIMEWWGFDEIVVSEHDILDGIAWSLA, from the coding sequence ATGACCCGCGTAGCCGCCATCGACTGCGGAACCAACTCCATCCGCCTGCTGATCGCGGACGCCGACCCGACGACGGGCGAGCTCGTCGACCTCGATCGCCGCATGACCATCGTCCGCCTCGGACAGGGCGTCGACGAGACCGGCAGGCTGGCTCCCGACGCGCTGGAGCGCACCTTCGCGGCGTGCCGTGAGTACGCAGCGGCGATCAAGGAGCACGGCGCCGAGAAGGTCCGCTTCGTGGCGACAAGCGCCTCCCGCGACGCGGAGAACAGGGACGAGTTCGTCCAGGGCGTCCTGGACATCCTCGGCGTCGAGCCGGAAGTGATCACCGGTGACCAGGAGGCCGCGTTCTCCTTCACCGGCGCGACCAAGGAGCTCACGGGCCACCCGGACCTCACCGGTCCCTACCTCGTCATCGACATCGGCGGCGGCTCCACCGAGTTCGTGGTGGGGGAGGACAGCGTCCGGGCGGCCCGCTCCATCGACGTCGGCTGCGTCCGCATGACCGAGCGCCACCTCGTCCACGACGGCCAGGTCAGCGACCCCCCGACCGCGGCCGAGATCGAGGCGATCCGCGAGGACATCGCCACGGGCCTGGACCTCGTCACGCAGACCATGCCGATCGGCAAGGACCTCACCCTGGTCGGCCTCGCCGGGTCGGTCACCACGGTCGCCGGGATCGCGCTCGGGCTCGAGGAGTACGACTCCGCCGCGATCCACCACTCCCGCATCCCGTTCAGCGAGGTGAAGGCGATCACCGAGCGGCTGCTGAGCTCGACGCACGCCGAGCGCGCGGCGATCTCCGTGATGCACCCGGGCCGGGTCGACGTGATCGCGTCCGGCGCCCTCGTCCTCATGCTGATCATGGAGTGGTGGGGCTTCGACGAGATCGTCGTGAGCGAGCACGACATCCTCGACGGGATCGCCTGGTCCCTCGCCTGA
- a CDS encoding transglycosylase family protein, translating into MLFSGKGKHRRMTKAEKATRAVAVAGVAGAAVAAPLMTAGTASAATSSEWDAVAQCEAGGNWSINTGNGYYGGLQFSASTWAAHGGTAYAATADQASKSQQIAVAEKVLASQGKGAWPSCGVGLSNATYSGGGSTGTQSAPQQKQQQAAPQQKQQSAPKTETPRTDTGSKSKTVETPTGKKVKKGDGEYKVKSGDTLSKIAEAHGVKGGWQQLFKLNKDIIDDADFIFPGQQLHLK; encoded by the coding sequence ATGCTGTTTTCCGGCAAGGGCAAGCACCGTCGTATGACCAAGGCCGAGAAGGCCACCCGCGCCGTCGCCGTGGCCGGTGTCGCGGGCGCCGCGGTCGCCGCGCCGCTGATGACCGCGGGCACCGCTTCCGCCGCCACCTCCTCGGAGTGGGACGCCGTCGCGCAGTGCGAGGCCGGCGGCAACTGGTCCATCAACACGGGCAACGGCTACTACGGCGGCCTGCAGTTCTCGGCCTCCACCTGGGCCGCGCACGGCGGCACCGCCTACGCGGCCACCGCCGACCAGGCCTCCAAGTCGCAGCAGATAGCCGTGGCCGAGAAGGTCCTCGCGAGCCAGGGCAAGGGCGCCTGGCCGAGCTGTGGTGTGGGCCTGTCCAACGCCACGTACAGCGGTGGTGGCTCCACCGGCACCCAGTCCGCCCCGCAGCAGAAGCAGCAGCAGGCGGCCCCGCAGCAGAAGCAGCAGTCCGCGCCGAAGACCGAGACCCCGCGCACCGACACCGGCTCGAAGAGCAAGACGGTCGAGACCCCGACCGGCAAGAAGGTGAAGAAGGGCGACGGCGAGTACAAGGTGAAGTCCGGCGACACCCTGTCCAAGATCGCCGAGGCGCACGGCGTCAAGGGCGGCTGGCAGCAGCTGTTCAAGCTGAACAAGGACATCATCGACGACGCGGACTTCATCTTCCCGGGCCAGCAGCTGCACCTGAAGTAA
- a CDS encoding cyclopropane-fatty-acyl-phospholipid synthase family protein: MTDAAPRLRALAEQLLGVPLPIRIRAWDGSASGPPDAPTLVVRHRRALRRLLWKPGELGLARAWVAGEIDIEGDLYAALERIAGLLWENDGPTRRRLDLARDPKIRAAARELVRLAGPLPPPPPPAEEVGRRSGPLHTKIRDRQAISHHYDVGNDFYELVLGPSMVYSCAYWTEDGSLDDAQRDKLELICRKLDLKEGRRLLDVGCGWGSMAIHAAREHGVHVVGITLSREQAAYARKRIAEEGLTDRIEIRVQDYRDVKDGPYDAISSIGMAEHVGSGRYLEYARDLHALLRPGGRLLNHQIARRPEVDEGAYEIDEFIDAYVFPDGELAPVGRTVGLLEDAGFEVRDLESIREHYALTLRKWVANLEADWERAVRLSSPGRARVWRLYMAACALSFDRNRIGVNQVLAVKTPESGVSGLPLRSREWRT, from the coding sequence ATGACCGACGCCGCGCCGCGGCTGAGAGCCCTCGCCGAGCAGCTCCTGGGGGTCCCGCTCCCGATCCGCATCCGCGCCTGGGACGGAAGCGCGTCGGGCCCGCCCGACGCCCCCACCCTCGTCGTACGCCACCGCAGGGCCCTGCGTCGGCTGCTGTGGAAGCCGGGCGAGCTGGGCCTGGCCCGCGCCTGGGTGGCCGGGGAGATCGACATCGAGGGGGATCTGTACGCCGCCCTGGAGCGCATCGCCGGCCTCCTCTGGGAGAACGACGGGCCCACCCGCCGCAGACTCGACCTGGCCCGGGACCCGAAGATCCGGGCCGCCGCCCGCGAGCTGGTGAGGCTCGCCGGACCGCTGCCGCCCCCGCCGCCGCCCGCCGAGGAGGTCGGCCGGCGCAGCGGCCCGCTGCACACGAAGATCCGCGACCGGCAGGCCATCAGCCACCACTACGACGTGGGCAACGACTTCTACGAGCTGGTGCTCGGCCCGTCCATGGTCTATTCGTGCGCGTACTGGACCGAGGACGGAAGCCTCGATGACGCCCAGCGCGACAAGCTCGAACTCATCTGCCGCAAGCTCGACTTGAAGGAGGGCCGGCGCCTCCTCGACGTCGGCTGCGGCTGGGGCTCCATGGCGATCCACGCGGCCCGCGAGCACGGCGTACACGTCGTCGGCATCACGCTCTCCCGCGAGCAGGCGGCGTACGCCCGAAAGCGCATCGCGGAGGAGGGGCTCACCGACCGGATCGAGATCCGTGTGCAGGACTATCGCGACGTCAAGGACGGGCCGTACGACGCGATCTCGTCGATCGGCATGGCCGAACACGTCGGATCCGGGCGCTACTTGGAGTACGCACGCGACCTGCACGCCCTGCTCAGGCCCGGTGGTCGGCTGCTCAACCATCAGATCGCGCGGCGTCCGGAGGTCGACGAGGGGGCGTACGAAATCGATGAGTTCATCGACGCGTACGTCTTCCCGGACGGTGAACTCGCCCCGGTGGGGCGGACCGTGGGGCTGCTCGAGGACGCCGGGTTCGAGGTGCGGGACCTGGAGTCGATACGCGAGCACTACGCGCTCACCCTGCGGAAGTGGGTCGCCAATCTGGAGGCCGACTGGGAGCGGGCGGTGCGGCTCTCCTCGCCCGGCCGGGCCCGCGTGTGGCGGCTCTACATGGCGGCATGTGCCCTGTCCTTCGACCGGAACCGGATCGGCGTCAACCAGGTGCTCGCCGTGAAGACCCCGGAGTCCGGGGTGTCGGGGCTGCCGCTGCGTTCCCGCGAGTGGCGCACGTAG
- a CDS encoding transglycosylase family protein: MLTGNGRHRRPRQAPALLVAAGVTGSAVAIPLLGATSASAADGATWDRLAACESGGVWSADMGNGYYGGLQFSQETWEAFGGLDHAPRADLASRSEQIAVAEKVLAAQGKDAWPTCAPIAGLTPSDEASPTPSPSTESPAPSESADPSGEPTDTPSESGDKNHDKGEEGKEGEEGESGESGKGDNSGQDVTPSPTESATPSPDPSPSTPSEGGGRHRGDRADEGASGDKSGDESDGRHASRGDSRDDAEGAYEVRPGDNLWAIADSHDIEGGWPALYADNEQVVGADPNLILPGQSLDLGEKQR; this comes from the coding sequence ATGCTCACCGGCAACGGTCGTCACCGACGTCCCCGCCAGGCTCCCGCCCTCCTCGTCGCGGCGGGAGTGACCGGATCGGCGGTCGCCATCCCGCTGCTCGGCGCCACCAGCGCCAGTGCCGCGGACGGGGCCACCTGGGACCGCCTCGCCGCGTGCGAGAGCGGCGGCGTGTGGAGCGCCGACATGGGCAACGGGTATTACGGCGGGCTGCAGTTCTCGCAGGAGACCTGGGAGGCCTTCGGCGGTCTCGACCACGCGCCGCGCGCCGACCTGGCCAGCCGCAGCGAGCAGATAGCCGTCGCCGAGAAGGTGCTCGCGGCGCAGGGCAAGGACGCCTGGCCGACCTGCGCGCCGATCGCGGGGCTCACGCCCTCGGACGAGGCGTCCCCGACTCCTTCACCGTCCACGGAGTCCCCGGCGCCGTCGGAATCGGCGGATCCCTCGGGCGAGCCGACCGACACGCCCAGCGAGTCGGGAGACAAGAATCACGACAAGGGCGAAGAGGGCAAGGAAGGCGAAGAGGGGGAATCGGGCGAATCGGGCAAGGGTGATAACTCCGGTCAGGATGTGACGCCTTCGCCCACCGAGTCCGCCACCCCGTCCCCCGACCCCTCCCCGTCGACCCCCTCCGAAGGCGGCGGCCGGCACCGCGGCGACCGCGCCGACGAAGGCGCGTCCGGCGACAAGTCCGGCGACGAGTCCGACGGCCGGCACGCCTCCCGCGGCGACTCGCGCGACGACGCCGAGGGGGCGTACGAAGTGCGCCCGGGGGACAACCTCTGGGCCATCGCCGACAGTCACGACATCGAGGGCGGCTGGCCGGCCCTCTACGCCGACAACGAGCAAGTCGTCGGCGCCGACCCGAACCTCATCCTCCCTGGCCAAAGCCTCGATCTCGGGGAAAAGCAACGGTAG
- a CDS encoding FtsB family cell division protein → MGATKNRDRFSTATRIRLLGEQTAARVYRSQTKRQARRSRLTGRAALLALVLCSLIVALAYPIRQYVGQRADIVEEQQKLDDARREAEELRDAKARWQDPAYVEQQARERLHMVNPGETGFTVVDPSGATRRRTDQGAAADRAWYANLFDGVDRADRYRTDD, encoded by the coding sequence ATGGGAGCGACCAAGAACCGGGACCGGTTCTCCACCGCTACCAGGATCCGCCTGCTCGGCGAGCAGACCGCCGCCCGCGTCTACCGCTCGCAGACCAAACGCCAGGCCCGCCGCTCCCGGCTCACCGGCCGTGCCGCGCTGCTCGCGCTCGTCCTGTGCTCGCTGATCGTCGCGCTGGCGTACCCGATAAGGCAGTACGTCGGCCAGCGCGCGGACATCGTCGAGGAGCAGCAGAAGCTCGACGACGCCCGCCGCGAGGCGGAGGAGCTGCGGGACGCCAAGGCCCGCTGGCAGGACCCGGCGTACGTCGAGCAGCAGGCGCGCGAGCGGCTGCACATGGTCAATCCCGGCGAGACCGGCTTCACGGTGGTCGACCCGTCCGGCGCGACGCGGCGCCGCACGGACCAGGGGGCGGCGGCGGACCGGGCCTGGTACGCGAACCTCTTCGACGGGGTCGACCGGGCGGACCGCTACCGCACCGACGACTGA
- a CDS encoding NAD(P)/FAD-dependent oxidoreductase — MSTTERPRILVVGGGYVGLYAARRILKKMRYGEATVTVVDPRSYMTYQPFLPEAAAGSISPRHVVVPLRRVLPKAEVLTGRVTTIDQDRKVASIAPLVGEAYELPFDYLVIALGAISRTFPIPGLAEQGIGMKGVEEAIGLRNHVLEQLDKADSTQDEDVRRKALTFVFVGGGFAGAETIGEVEDMARDAAKYYNNVKREDMRFVLVDAADKILPEVGPKLGQYGKEHLEGRGIEIYLGTSLDSCVDGHVMLKNGLEVDSNTIVWTAGVKPNPALQRFGLPLGPRGHVDTQTTLQVQGSDYIWAAGDNAQVPDLAVGEGAWCPPNAQHALRQAKVLGDNVISGMRGFPQQEYKHANKGAVAGLGLHKGVAMIVMGKMKIKLKGRLAWYMHRAYHGMAMPTFNRKIRVFADWTLAMFLKREVVSLGAMETPREEFYEAAKPAPVAPPVAEKASAGAEKAKAS; from the coding sequence ATGAGCACCACGGAGCGTCCCCGAATCCTCGTTGTAGGCGGTGGGTACGTAGGCCTGTACGCAGCTCGGCGCATTCTCAAGAAGATGCGCTACGGCGAGGCGACCGTCACGGTCGTCGACCCGCGGTCGTACATGACGTACCAGCCCTTCCTCCCCGAAGCCGCTGCCGGCAGCATCTCCCCGAGGCACGTCGTCGTACCGCTGCGACGCGTTCTGCCCAAGGCCGAGGTGCTCACCGGACGCGTCACGACCATCGACCAGGACCGCAAGGTCGCCTCCATCGCCCCGCTGGTCGGCGAGGCGTACGAGCTGCCCTTCGACTACCTGGTCATCGCGCTCGGCGCCATCTCCCGCACCTTCCCGATCCCCGGCCTCGCCGAGCAGGGCATCGGCATGAAGGGCGTCGAGGAGGCCATCGGCCTGCGCAACCACGTCCTCGAGCAGCTCGACAAGGCCGACTCGACGCAGGACGAGGACGTCCGCCGCAAGGCGCTGACCTTCGTCTTCGTCGGCGGTGGCTTCGCCGGTGCCGAGACGATCGGCGAGGTCGAGGACATGGCCCGGGACGCGGCCAAGTACTACAACAACGTGAAGCGCGAGGACATGCGCTTCGTGCTCGTCGACGCCGCGGACAAGATCCTTCCCGAGGTCGGCCCGAAGCTCGGCCAGTACGGCAAGGAGCACCTCGAGGGCCGCGGGATCGAGATCTACCTCGGTACCTCCCTCGACTCCTGCGTCGACGGCCACGTGATGCTCAAGAACGGCCTCGAGGTCGACTCCAACACCATCGTGTGGACCGCGGGCGTCAAGCCCAACCCGGCGCTGCAGCGCTTCGGTCTGCCGCTCGGCCCGCGCGGTCACGTCGACACCCAGACGACCCTCCAGGTCCAGGGCAGCGACTACATCTGGGCCGCGGGCGACAACGCCCAGGTCCCGGACCTCGCCGTCGGCGAGGGCGCCTGGTGCCCGCCGAACGCCCAGCACGCGCTGCGTCAGGCCAAGGTCCTCGGCGACAACGTCATCTCCGGCATGCGGGGCTTCCCGCAGCAGGAGTACAAGCACGCCAACAAGGGTGCGGTGGCGGGTCTCGGCCTCCACAAGGGCGTCGCGATGATCGTCATGGGCAAGATGAAGATCAAGCTCAAGGGCCGTCTGGCCTGGTACATGCACCGCGCGTACCACGGCATGGCGATGCCGACGTTCAACCGCAAGATCCGGGTCTTCGCCGACTGGACGCTCGCGATGTTCCTCAAGCGTGAGGTCGTCTCGCTCGGTGCGATGGAGACTCCGCGCGAGGAGTTCTACGAGGCGGCCAAGCCGGCGCCCGTGGCTCCGCCGGTCGCGGAGAAGGCCTCGGCCGGGGCTGAGAAGGCCAAGGCCTCCTGA